From Phalacrocorax carbo chromosome 8, bPhaCar2.1, whole genome shotgun sequence, a single genomic window includes:
- the GAN gene encoding gigaxonin isoform X1, whose protein sequence is MSGPSAVSDPQHPARLLRALSSFREESRFCDAHLVLEGEEIPVQKNILAAASPYIRTKLNYNPPKDDGSTYKIELEGISVDIMKEILDYIFSGQIRLNEETIQDVVQAADLLLLTDLKTLCCEFLEGCIAAENCIGIRDFALHYCLHHVHYLASEYLETHFRDVSSTEEFLELTPQKLKEVLSMEKLNVGNERYVFEAVIRWISHDSESRKVHMKDVMSAVWVSGLDAAYLREQMMSEPLVREIVKECNNIPLTPPQQGEAMLASFKPRGYSECIVTVGGEERVSRKPTSVMRCMCPLYDPNRQLWIELAPMSIPRINHGVLSAEGFLFVLGGQDENKGTLSSGEKYDPDTNSWSSLPPMNEARHNFGVVEIDGILYILGGEDGERELISMESYDIYSRTWTKQPDLTMVRKIGCYAAMKKKIYAMGGGSYGKLFESVECYDPRTQQWTAICPLKERRFGAVACGVASELYVFGGVRSRDDSQASEMVTCKSEFYHDEFKRWIYLNDQNLCIPTSSSFVYGAVPIGASIYVIGDLDTGTNYDYVREFKRSTGTWQRTKPLFPSDLRRTGCAALRIANCKLFRLQLQQGLFRIRVPSP, encoded by the exons AACAAAATTGAATTATAATCCTCCAAAAGATGATGGCTCAACGTACAAGATTGAACTTGAAGGGATATCTGTTGATATCATGAAAGAGATACTAGATTACATCTTCAGTGGGCAG ATCAGGCTAAATGAAGAAACTATCCAAGATGTGGTACAGGCAGCTGATCTCCTGCTGCTTACAGACTTAAAAACTCTCTGCTGTGAGTTTTTAGAAGGTTGCATAGCTGCTGAGAACTGTATTGGTATTCGGGACTTTGCACTACACTATTGTTTGCATCATGTTCACTACCTTGCCTCAGAGTATCTGGAAACTCACTTTCGAGatgtcagcagcacagaggaatTCTTGGAACTGACTCCTCAAAAATTGAAAGAAGTGCTGTCGATGGAAAAGCTCAATGTTGGAAACGAAAGATACGTCTTTGAAGCGGTGATTAGGTGGATTTCTCATGATTCAGAATCGAGAAAG GTTCACATGAAGGATGTCATGTCAGCAGTGTGGGTTTCGGGCTTAGATGCAGCGTATTTACGTGAGCAGATGATGAGTGAACCACTGGTACGGGAGATCGTCAAAGAATGCAACAATATTCCCCTCACACCGCCCCAGCAGGGAGAGGCGATGCTGGCCTCCTTCAAGCCCCGGGGTTACTCAGAGTGTATAGTGACTGTTGGTGGAGAAGAACGAGT ATCACGGAAACCAACCTCAGTGATGCGGTGTATGTGTCCTCTTTATGATCCCAATAGACAGCTCTGGATTGAACTTGCTCCTATGAGTATTCCAAGGATCAATCATGGAGTATTGTCAGCAG AAGGGTTTTTATTTGTGCTTGGTGGTCAGGATGAGAACAAGGGAACACTGAGCTCCGGAGAGAAATATGATCCAGATACCAATTCGTGGAGTTCCTTGCCACCGATGAATGAG GCACGACATAATTTTGGTGTGGTAGAGATTGATGGAATTCTGTATATTCTGGGAGGTGAGGATGGTGAAAGGGAGCTAATCTCTATGGAGAGCTATGATATTTATAGCCGGACCTGGACCAAGCAGCCAGACTTGACCATGGTTAGAAAG ATTGGCTGCTATGCAGctatgaagaagaaaatctatGCAATGGGTGGAGGCTCCTATGGAAAACTCTTTGAATCTGTTGAGTGCTATGACCCTAGGACTCAGCAGTGGACAGCAATCTGTCCTCTGAAAGAGAGAAG ATTTGGGGCAGTGGCCTGTGGAGTTGCTTCTGAGCTTTATGTATTTGGCGGGGTCAGGAGTCGTGATGACAGTCAAGCCAGTGAGATGGTGACATGCAAATCTGAATTTTATCATGATGAGTTTAAAAG GTGGATTTATCTAAATGACCAGAACCTATGTATCCCAACTAGTTCTTCCTTCGTGTATGGAGCTGTGCCCATCGGAGCCAGCATATATGTGATTGGAGATCTCGATACAG GTACAAATTATGACTATGTTAGAGAATTTAAAAGAAGCACAGGAACCTGGCAACGCACTAAACCGCTATTTCCATCGGACCTTCGCCGTACTGGCTGCGCAGCTTTGCGGATTGCAAACTGCAAGCTCTTTCGACTGCAGCTTCAACAAGGATTATTCCGCATTCGCGTACCTTCTCCGTGA
- the GAN gene encoding gigaxonin isoform X2, with product MKEILDYIFSGQIRLNEETIQDVVQAADLLLLTDLKTLCCEFLEGCIAAENCIGIRDFALHYCLHHVHYLASEYLETHFRDVSSTEEFLELTPQKLKEVLSMEKLNVGNERYVFEAVIRWISHDSESRKVHMKDVMSAVWVSGLDAAYLREQMMSEPLVREIVKECNNIPLTPPQQGEAMLASFKPRGYSECIVTVGGEERVSRKPTSVMRCMCPLYDPNRQLWIELAPMSIPRINHGVLSAEGFLFVLGGQDENKGTLSSGEKYDPDTNSWSSLPPMNEARHNFGVVEIDGILYILGGEDGERELISMESYDIYSRTWTKQPDLTMVRKIGCYAAMKKKIYAMGGGSYGKLFESVECYDPRTQQWTAICPLKERRFGAVACGVASELYVFGGVRSRDDSQASEMVTCKSEFYHDEFKRWIYLNDQNLCIPTSSSFVYGAVPIGASIYVIGDLDTGTNYDYVREFKRSTGTWQRTKPLFPSDLRRTGCAALRIANCKLFRLQLQQGLFRIRVPSP from the exons ATGAAAGAGATACTAGATTACATCTTCAGTGGGCAG ATCAGGCTAAATGAAGAAACTATCCAAGATGTGGTACAGGCAGCTGATCTCCTGCTGCTTACAGACTTAAAAACTCTCTGCTGTGAGTTTTTAGAAGGTTGCATAGCTGCTGAGAACTGTATTGGTATTCGGGACTTTGCACTACACTATTGTTTGCATCATGTTCACTACCTTGCCTCAGAGTATCTGGAAACTCACTTTCGAGatgtcagcagcacagaggaatTCTTGGAACTGACTCCTCAAAAATTGAAAGAAGTGCTGTCGATGGAAAAGCTCAATGTTGGAAACGAAAGATACGTCTTTGAAGCGGTGATTAGGTGGATTTCTCATGATTCAGAATCGAGAAAG GTTCACATGAAGGATGTCATGTCAGCAGTGTGGGTTTCGGGCTTAGATGCAGCGTATTTACGTGAGCAGATGATGAGTGAACCACTGGTACGGGAGATCGTCAAAGAATGCAACAATATTCCCCTCACACCGCCCCAGCAGGGAGAGGCGATGCTGGCCTCCTTCAAGCCCCGGGGTTACTCAGAGTGTATAGTGACTGTTGGTGGAGAAGAACGAGT ATCACGGAAACCAACCTCAGTGATGCGGTGTATGTGTCCTCTTTATGATCCCAATAGACAGCTCTGGATTGAACTTGCTCCTATGAGTATTCCAAGGATCAATCATGGAGTATTGTCAGCAG AAGGGTTTTTATTTGTGCTTGGTGGTCAGGATGAGAACAAGGGAACACTGAGCTCCGGAGAGAAATATGATCCAGATACCAATTCGTGGAGTTCCTTGCCACCGATGAATGAG GCACGACATAATTTTGGTGTGGTAGAGATTGATGGAATTCTGTATATTCTGGGAGGTGAGGATGGTGAAAGGGAGCTAATCTCTATGGAGAGCTATGATATTTATAGCCGGACCTGGACCAAGCAGCCAGACTTGACCATGGTTAGAAAG ATTGGCTGCTATGCAGctatgaagaagaaaatctatGCAATGGGTGGAGGCTCCTATGGAAAACTCTTTGAATCTGTTGAGTGCTATGACCCTAGGACTCAGCAGTGGACAGCAATCTGTCCTCTGAAAGAGAGAAG ATTTGGGGCAGTGGCCTGTGGAGTTGCTTCTGAGCTTTATGTATTTGGCGGGGTCAGGAGTCGTGATGACAGTCAAGCCAGTGAGATGGTGACATGCAAATCTGAATTTTATCATGATGAGTTTAAAAG GTGGATTTATCTAAATGACCAGAACCTATGTATCCCAACTAGTTCTTCCTTCGTGTATGGAGCTGTGCCCATCGGAGCCAGCATATATGTGATTGGAGATCTCGATACAG GTACAAATTATGACTATGTTAGAGAATTTAAAAGAAGCACAGGAACCTGGCAACGCACTAAACCGCTATTTCCATCGGACCTTCGCCGTACTGGCTGCGCAGCTTTGCGGATTGCAAACTGCAAGCTCTTTCGACTGCAGCTTCAACAAGGATTATTCCGCATTCGCGTACCTTCTCCGTGA